One segment of Streptomyces sp. XD-27 DNA contains the following:
- a CDS encoding nitrate/nitrite transporter: MSVSSGASRTGGGPALPGDPPGGRRAMAVWGLGVSIYFVAITYRTSLGVAGLDAADRFDVGASALSTFSILQLLVYAGMQIPVGLLVDRLGTRKVLVMGIVLYTTGQLGFALSHSYGMALASRALLGCGDAMTFISVLRLGARWFPARRGPLIAQTAALFGMAGNLISTLVLAQLLHRFGWTPTFAGSALGGVLVLVLALLFLRDHPEGYEPPPAAHADKGFVRRQIAAAWREPGTRLGMWVHFTTQFPAMVFLLLWGMPFLVQAQGLDRAVASELLTLIVLSNMAVGLVYGQIIARHHAARAPLALGTVAATALLWGGVLAWPGEHAPRLVLIALCVVLGACGPASMIGFDFARPANPPERLGTASGIVNMGGFTASMMTLLAVGLLLDATGDDYRIAFSSVFVLQALGLSQILRLWGRAHRRERERVVASRVEAVHVPV, translated from the coding sequence ATGAGCGTCTCCTCCGGGGCGAGCCGCACCGGCGGCGGCCCCGCGCTGCCGGGGGACCCGCCCGGTGGTCGGCGTGCGATGGCCGTCTGGGGCCTGGGTGTCTCGATCTACTTCGTGGCGATCACGTACCGCACGAGTCTGGGCGTGGCGGGGCTGGACGCCGCGGACCGGTTCGACGTCGGCGCCTCGGCGCTGTCCACCTTCTCCATACTCCAGCTGCTGGTGTACGCCGGGATGCAGATACCCGTCGGCCTGCTGGTCGACCGGCTCGGCACCCGCAAGGTGCTCGTCATGGGCATCGTGCTGTACACGACCGGGCAGTTGGGCTTCGCGCTGTCCCACTCCTACGGCATGGCGCTCGCCTCCCGCGCCCTGCTCGGCTGCGGCGACGCGATGACGTTCATCAGCGTGCTGCGGCTGGGCGCGCGCTGGTTCCCGGCCCGCCGCGGTCCGCTGATCGCGCAGACCGCCGCGCTCTTCGGCATGGCGGGCAACCTGATCTCGACGCTGGTGCTGGCCCAGCTGCTGCACCGCTTCGGCTGGACCCCGACCTTCGCGGGCAGCGCCCTCGGCGGCGTGCTGGTGCTGGTCCTGGCGCTGCTGTTCCTGCGCGACCACCCAGAGGGGTACGAGCCGCCGCCGGCCGCGCACGCCGACAAGGGCTTCGTACGGCGGCAGATCGCCGCGGCCTGGCGCGAGCCCGGCACCCGGCTGGGGATGTGGGTGCACTTCACCACCCAGTTCCCGGCGATGGTCTTCCTGCTGCTGTGGGGGATGCCGTTCCTGGTCCAGGCGCAGGGGCTGGACCGGGCCGTGGCCAGCGAGCTGCTGACCCTCATCGTGCTGTCGAACATGGCGGTCGGCCTGGTCTACGGGCAGATCATCGCCCGGCACCACGCCGCCCGGGCCCCGCTGGCCCTCGGCACGGTCGCCGCCACCGCGCTGCTGTGGGGCGGTGTCCTGGCCTGGCCGGGGGAGCACGCCCCGCGCCTGGTGCTGATCGCGCTGTGCGTCGTGCTCGGGGCCTGCGGCCCTGCCTCCATGATCGGCTTCGACTTCGCGCGGCCCGCGAACCCGCCGGAGCGGCTCGGCACCGCCTCGGGCATCGTCAACATGGGCGGTTTCACGGCCTCCATGATGACGCTGCTGGCCGTCGGCCTCCTCCTCGACGCCACGGGCGACGACTACCGGATCGCCTTCTCCTCCGTCTTCGTCCTCCAGGCGCTGGGCCTGAGCCAGATCCTGCGCCTGTGGGGCCGGGCGCACCGGCGCGAGCGGGAGCGGGTGGTGGCCAGCCGCGTGGAGGCGGTGCATGTGCCGGTCTGA
- a CDS encoding GntR family transcriptional regulator, translating to MPSAAAPASAPAKQPPAAERVYAHVKQGVLDRSYEGGTLLTEGDLAEAVGVSRTPVREALLRLEVEGLIKLYPKKGALVLPVSAQEIADVVETRLLVEEHAARKAVPAPPSLLARLEELLERQEREAAAGDLAAVAVSDRCFHAEIVRHAGNQILSRLYDQLRDRQLRMGVAVMHAHPDRIAKNIAEHGEILRALRGGDADAAAAVVHRHVSWVKNLARGEAR from the coding sequence ATGCCCTCCGCCGCCGCCCCAGCCTCCGCTCCCGCCAAGCAACCCCCCGCCGCCGAGCGGGTCTACGCGCACGTCAAGCAGGGGGTTCTCGACCGGAGCTACGAGGGTGGGACGCTGCTCACCGAGGGGGATCTCGCCGAAGCCGTCGGGGTGTCGCGGACGCCGGTGCGGGAGGCGTTGCTCCGGCTTGAGGTGGAAGGGCTGATCAAGCTCTATCCGAAGAAGGGCGCGCTGGTCCTGCCGGTGTCCGCGCAGGAGATCGCCGACGTGGTCGAGACGCGCCTGCTGGTGGAGGAGCACGCCGCCCGCAAGGCCGTGCCCGCGCCCCCGTCGTTGCTCGCCCGGCTCGAGGAGCTGCTGGAGCGGCAGGAGCGGGAGGCGGCGGCCGGGGATCTCGCGGCGGTGGCGGTCAGCGACCGGTGCTTCCACGCCGAGATCGTGCGGCACGCGGGCAACCAGATCCTCTCCCGGCTCTACGACCAGCTGCGCGACCGGCAGTTGCGCATGGGCGTGGCCGTGATGCACGCGCACCCGGACCGCATCGCCAAGAACATCGCCGAACACGGGGAGATCCTGCGGGCGCTGCGCGGCGGTGACGCGGACGCGGCCGCCGCCGTCGTACACCGGCACGTCAGCTGGGTGAAGAACCTGGCGCGGGGCGAGGCGCGATGA
- a CDS encoding GNAT family N-acetyltransferase: MSSETIIRPYRPADEEAVVDLWSRASKAAHPFIGGEGEGTRARKIREVYLVHADNWVAESAEGAVVGLLGLLEAEIGGLFVAPEAQGTGVGRDLVEHAVTLHGEMTLEVFERNLRARRFYERMGFVERGRRMDEETGHELVALCRPAPLESVAWLCVRDGRVLNVRTKGREVFYLPGGKYEAGETAPQALARELAEELGVVVDADALTEAFTVHDVAHGQNGRPLRMRCFTGGPEDADPVPGREIAEVEWMGRADVDRCAPAYRQVIRRLAAAGVPVA; the protein is encoded by the coding sequence ATGAGCTCGGAAACGATCATTCGCCCCTACCGGCCGGCCGACGAGGAAGCCGTGGTCGATCTGTGGTCGCGGGCCTCGAAGGCCGCGCACCCGTTCATCGGCGGGGAGGGCGAGGGCACCCGGGCCCGCAAGATCCGGGAGGTGTATCTCGTGCACGCCGACAACTGGGTCGCCGAGTCCGCGGAGGGCGCCGTCGTCGGGCTGCTCGGGCTGCTGGAGGCCGAGATCGGTGGGCTGTTCGTCGCGCCGGAGGCGCAGGGGACCGGGGTCGGGCGGGATCTGGTGGAGCACGCCGTCACCTTGCACGGCGAGATGACGCTGGAGGTCTTCGAGCGGAACCTCCGCGCCCGCCGGTTCTACGAGCGCATGGGGTTCGTGGAGCGCGGGCGGCGGATGGACGAGGAGACCGGACACGAGCTTGTTGCGCTGTGCCGGCCCGCGCCGCTGGAATCCGTGGCCTGGCTGTGCGTACGGGACGGGCGGGTGCTGAACGTACGGACCAAGGGCAGGGAGGTCTTCTATCTGCCCGGCGGGAAGTACGAGGCGGGCGAGACCGCGCCGCAGGCGCTGGCCCGCGAACTGGCCGAGGAACTGGGAGTCGTGGTGGACGCCGACGCGCTGACCGAGGCGTTCACCGTCCATGACGTCGCCCACGGGCAGAACGGCCGCCCGCTGCGGATGCGGTGCTTCACCGGCGGGCCGGAGGACGCCGACCCGGTTCCCGGGCGCGAGATCGCGGAAGTCGAGTGGATGGGGCGCGCGGACGTCGACCGCTGCGCGCCCGCCTACCGGCAGGTGATCCGGCGGCTCGCGGCCGCGGGTGTGCCGGTGGCCTGA